One segment of Mycolicibacterium baixiangningiae DNA contains the following:
- a CDS encoding SDR family NAD(P)-dependent oxidoreductase yields the protein MQGFAGKVAVVTGAGSGIGQALAIELARSGAGVAISDVNTEGLAETEERIKAIGGAVKSDRLDVTEREAFLLYADEVKDHFGKVNQIYNNAGIAFTGDIEVSQFKDIERVMDVDFWGVVNGTKAFLPHLIASGDGHVVNVSSVFGLFSVPGQGAYNAAKFAVRGFTEALNQEMTAAGHPVKVTTVHPGGIKTAIARNATAVEGLDPEQLAKLFDKKLANTSPETAAQVILDGVRKNKARVLIGNDAKVLDAIIRVVGPHYQRLFPRVTSKMLPRPH from the coding sequence ATGCAGGGCTTCGCCGGAAAGGTCGCCGTGGTGACCGGCGCCGGATCGGGTATCGGGCAGGCACTGGCTATCGAGTTGGCCCGCTCCGGGGCCGGCGTGGCGATCAGCGACGTCAACACCGAAGGGCTGGCCGAGACCGAGGAGCGCATCAAGGCGATCGGCGGGGCGGTGAAGTCCGACCGCCTCGACGTCACCGAGCGCGAGGCGTTCCTGCTCTACGCCGACGAGGTCAAGGACCACTTCGGCAAGGTCAACCAGATCTACAACAACGCCGGCATCGCGTTCACCGGTGACATCGAGGTCAGCCAGTTCAAGGACATCGAGCGGGTGATGGACGTCGACTTCTGGGGTGTGGTGAACGGGACGAAGGCATTCCTGCCCCATCTGATCGCCTCCGGCGACGGGCACGTCGTCAACGTCTCCAGCGTCTTCGGTCTGTTCTCGGTGCCCGGCCAGGGCGCCTACAACGCCGCCAAGTTCGCGGTGCGCGGGTTCACCGAGGCGCTGAATCAGGAGATGACGGCGGCAGGTCACCCGGTCAAGGTGACCACCGTGCACCCCGGCGGCATCAAAACCGCGATCGCGCGCAACGCCACCGCCGTCGAGGGCCTCGACCCGGAGCAACTGGCCAAGCTCTTCGACAAGAAGCTCGCCAACACCTCCCCTGAGACGGCGGCGCAGGTGATCCTCGACGGGGTCCGCAAGAACAAAGCCCGCGTGCTGATCGGTAACGACGCCAAGGTGCTCGACGCGATCATCCGGGTGGTCGGGCCGCACTACCAGCGGCTGTTCCCCAGGGTGACGTCGAAGATGCTGCCCAGGCCGCACTGA
- a CDS encoding DUF732 domain-containing protein — protein MKLFHRAAVASLAVSGMIGTAMSLGAGSAGADTATDMFLSALAGSGVAGVDQATAVRVGQSVCPMLAEPGQNVANVASDVSGMIGRPLGPATMFTGLAIQIFCPGAVAALAYGKSPLPLPGL, from the coding sequence ATGAAGCTCTTTCACCGCGCGGCCGTCGCGTCGCTCGCCGTGTCCGGGATGATCGGGACCGCCATGTCGCTGGGCGCGGGGTCGGCCGGAGCCGATACGGCCACCGACATGTTCCTGTCCGCGCTGGCCGGTTCGGGCGTCGCCGGCGTCGATCAGGCCACCGCGGTCCGTGTCGGCCAGTCGGTGTGCCCGATGCTGGCCGAGCCCGGCCAGAACGTCGCGAACGTGGCGTCCGACGTCTCCGGCATGATCGGCCGCCCGTTGGGCCCGGCCACCATGTTCACCGGCCTGGCGATCCAGATCTTCTGCCCGGGCGCGGTCGCGGCGCTCGCCTACGGCAAGTCGCCGCTCCCGCTCCCGGGTCTGTAG
- a CDS encoding multifunctional oxoglutarate decarboxylase/oxoglutarate dehydrogenase thiamine pyrophosphate-binding subunit/dihydrolipoyllysine-residue succinyltransferase subunit, translated as MSSSPSPFGQNEWLVEEMYRKFREDPSSVDPSWHEFLVDYNPEPTADSGTSGNGRQARGSTATAAPKAPPEPAPAPAPKAQDTKPAAKEPAAKEAPAKEPAPKMPAETKSDKSSSNGTANAPAKESKPAPKESKPAAAQSSDDSDQNQVLRGAAAAVAKNMSASLDVPTATSVRAIPAKLMIDNRIVINNHLKRTRGGKISFTHLIGYAIVSAVKKFPNMNRHFAEVDGKPNAVTPAHTNLGLAIDLAGKDGNRQLVVAAIKKCDTLQFGQFIAAYEDIVRRARDGKLTAEDFAGVTISLTNPGTIGTVHSVPRLMRGQGAIIGVGAMEYPAEFQGASEERISDLGIGKLITLTSTYDHRIIQGAESGDFLRTVHQLLLSDDFFDEIFRELGIPYEPVRWRTDNPDPIEDKNARVIELIAAYRNRGHLMADIDPLRLDSNRFRSHPDLDVLTHGLTLWDLDREFKVNGFAGAERKKLRDVLAVLRDAYCRHIGVEYTHILEPEQQQWLQERIEARHEKPTVAQQKYILSRLNAAEAFETFLQTKYVGQKRFSLEGAETVIPMMDAVIDQCAEHALDEVVVGMPHRGRLNVLANIVGKPYSQIFSEFEGNLNPSQAHGSGDVKYHLGSSGTYLQMFGDNDITVSLTANPSHLEAVDPVMEGLVRAKQDLLDKGDTEDGYSVVPLMLHGDAAFAGQGVVAEVLNMALLRGYRTGGTIHLIVNNQIGFTTSPSAAKSSEYCTDVAKMIGAPIFHVNGDDPEAAVWVAKLAVDFRQKFKKDVVIDMLCYRRRGHNEGDDPSMTQPSMYDVIDTKRGVRKSYTEALIGRGDISMKEAEDALRDYQGQLERVFNEVRDLEKHDIAPSESVESDQQIPAKLATAVDKSLLARIGDAFLNVPDGFTVHPRVKPVLEKRREMAYEGKVDWAFAELLALGTMVAEGKLVRLSGQDTRRGTFTQRHSVVIDRKTGQEFTPLQMLATDSDGNPTGGKFLVYDSPLSEFAAVGFEYGYSVGNPDAMVLWEAQFGDFINGAQPIIDEFISSGEAKWGQLSDVVLLLPHGHEGQGPDHTSGRIERFLQLWAEGSMTISMPSTPANYFHLLRRHSLDGIQRPLIVFTPKSMLRNKAAVSDIRDFTEHKFRSVLEEPTYTDGDGDRDKVKRVLLTSGKIYYELVARKNKEGRDDVAIVRIEQLAPLPKRRLAETLDRYPNVEEKFWVQEEPANQGAWPTFGLTLPEMLPDYFKGITRISRRAMSAPSSGSSKVHAVEQQEILDEAFAP; from the coding sequence GTGAGCAGTTCACCTTCACCATTCGGCCAGAACGAGTGGTTGGTCGAGGAGATGTATCGCAAGTTTCGCGAGGATCCCTCGTCGGTAGACCCCAGTTGGCACGAGTTCCTCGTCGACTACAACCCGGAACCCACCGCCGACTCCGGCACGAGCGGAAATGGGCGGCAGGCGCGCGGCAGTACCGCCACCGCCGCGCCCAAGGCACCGCCGGAACCCGCACCCGCCCCGGCACCCAAGGCGCAGGACACCAAGCCTGCGGCCAAGGAACCTGCCGCCAAGGAGGCCCCCGCCAAGGAGCCTGCTCCGAAGATGCCGGCCGAGACGAAGTCGGACAAGTCGTCGAGTAACGGCACCGCGAACGCTCCCGCCAAGGAGTCGAAGCCGGCCCCCAAGGAGTCCAAGCCCGCTGCGGCCCAGTCCTCCGACGACAGTGACCAGAATCAGGTGCTGCGCGGCGCGGCCGCCGCGGTCGCGAAGAACATGTCGGCCTCCCTCGACGTGCCGACCGCCACCAGCGTGCGGGCAATCCCCGCCAAGCTGATGATCGACAACCGCATCGTCATCAACAACCACCTCAAGCGCACCCGCGGCGGCAAGATCAGCTTCACCCACCTGATCGGGTACGCGATCGTCTCGGCGGTCAAGAAGTTCCCGAACATGAACCGCCACTTCGCCGAGGTGGACGGTAAGCCGAACGCGGTGACCCCGGCCCACACCAATCTCGGCCTGGCCATCGACCTGGCCGGCAAGGACGGCAACCGCCAGCTCGTGGTGGCGGCCATCAAGAAGTGCGACACCCTGCAGTTCGGGCAGTTCATCGCAGCCTACGAGGACATCGTGCGGCGCGCCCGCGACGGCAAGCTCACCGCCGAGGACTTCGCCGGCGTGACGATCTCGCTGACCAACCCCGGCACCATCGGAACAGTGCACTCGGTGCCGCGGTTGATGCGCGGCCAGGGCGCGATCATCGGTGTCGGCGCGATGGAGTACCCGGCCGAATTCCAGGGCGCCAGCGAGGAGCGCATCTCCGACCTCGGCATCGGCAAGCTGATCACGCTGACGTCCACCTACGACCACCGCATCATCCAGGGCGCGGAGTCCGGCGACTTCCTGCGGACCGTGCACCAGCTGCTGCTGTCGGACGACTTCTTCGACGAGATCTTCCGCGAACTGGGCATCCCCTACGAGCCGGTGCGCTGGCGCACCGACAACCCCGACCCGATCGAGGACAAGAACGCCCGCGTCATCGAGCTGATCGCGGCGTACCGCAACCGCGGGCACCTGATGGCCGACATCGACCCACTGCGCCTGGACAGCAATCGGTTCCGCAGCCACCCCGACCTCGACGTGCTCACCCATGGGCTGACGCTGTGGGACCTCGACCGCGAGTTCAAGGTCAACGGGTTCGCCGGTGCGGAGCGCAAGAAGCTGCGCGACGTGCTCGCCGTGCTGCGGGATGCCTACTGCCGCCACATCGGGGTGGAGTACACCCACATCCTCGAGCCCGAGCAGCAGCAGTGGCTCCAGGAGCGCATCGAGGCCAGACACGAGAAGCCCACCGTCGCGCAGCAGAAGTACATCCTGAGCCGGCTCAACGCCGCTGAAGCCTTCGAAACCTTCCTGCAGACCAAATACGTTGGGCAGAAACGGTTCTCACTGGAAGGCGCGGAGACCGTCATTCCGATGATGGACGCCGTGATCGACCAGTGCGCCGAGCATGCGCTCGACGAGGTCGTCGTCGGTATGCCGCACCGCGGCCGGCTCAACGTGCTGGCCAACATCGTCGGCAAGCCCTACAGCCAGATCTTCAGCGAGTTCGAGGGCAACCTCAACCCGAGCCAAGCCCACGGCTCCGGCGACGTGAAGTACCACCTCGGTTCCAGCGGCACGTACCTGCAGATGTTCGGCGACAACGACATCACGGTGTCGCTGACCGCCAACCCGAGCCACCTCGAGGCCGTCGACCCGGTGATGGAAGGCCTGGTGCGCGCCAAGCAGGACCTGCTCGACAAGGGCGACACCGAGGACGGGTACTCCGTCGTGCCGTTGATGCTGCACGGCGACGCCGCATTCGCCGGGCAGGGTGTGGTGGCCGAGGTGCTGAACATGGCGCTGCTGCGGGGCTACCGCACCGGCGGGACGATCCACCTCATCGTCAACAACCAGATCGGTTTCACCACCTCGCCGTCGGCGGCCAAGTCGTCGGAGTACTGCACCGACGTGGCGAAGATGATCGGCGCGCCGATCTTCCACGTCAACGGCGACGATCCCGAGGCCGCGGTGTGGGTGGCCAAGCTGGCCGTCGACTTCCGGCAGAAGTTCAAGAAGGACGTCGTCATCGACATGCTGTGCTACCGCCGCCGCGGGCACAACGAGGGCGACGACCCGTCGATGACCCAGCCGTCGATGTACGACGTGATCGACACCAAGCGCGGGGTCCGCAAGAGCTACACCGAGGCGCTGATCGGCCGCGGCGACATCTCCATGAAAGAGGCCGAGGACGCGCTGCGCGACTACCAGGGCCAGCTGGAGCGGGTGTTCAACGAGGTCCGCGACCTCGAAAAGCACGACATCGCACCCAGCGAGTCGGTGGAGTCCGACCAGCAGATCCCGGCCAAACTCGCCACCGCGGTGGACAAATCGCTGCTGGCCCGCATCGGTGACGCGTTCCTCAATGTGCCGGACGGTTTCACCGTGCACCCCCGGGTCAAGCCGGTGCTCGAGAAGCGCCGCGAGATGGCTTACGAGGGCAAGGTCGACTGGGCGTTCGCCGAACTCCTGGCCCTGGGCACGATGGTCGCCGAGGGCAAGCTGGTCCGGCTCTCCGGCCAGGACACCCGCCGCGGCACGTTCACCCAGCGGCATTCGGTGGTGATCGACCGCAAGACCGGTCAGGAGTTCACGCCGCTGCAGATGCTGGCGACCGACTCCGACGGGAACCCGACCGGCGGCAAATTCCTGGTGTACGACTCGCCGCTGTCGGAGTTCGCCGCGGTGGGCTTCGAATACGGCTACTCGGTCGGCAACCCCGACGCGATGGTGCTGTGGGAGGCACAGTTCGGCGACTTCATCAACGGTGCCCAGCCGATCATCGACGAGTTCATCAGCTCCGGTGAGGCGAAGTGGGGTCAGCTCTCCGATGTCGTGCTGCTGCTGCCGCACGGCCACGAGGGCCAGGGTCCCGACCACACGTCAGGCCGCATCGAGCGATTCCTGCAGCTGTGGGCCGAGGGGTCGATGACGATCTCGATGCCGTCGACACCGGCGAACTACTTCCACCTGCTGCGCCGGCACAGCCTCGACGGGATCCAGCGGCCGCTGATCGTCTTCACACCGAAGTCGATGCTGCGCAACAAGGCGGCGGTCAGCGACATCCGCGACTTCACCGAGCACAAGTTCCGCTCGGTGCTCGAGGAGCCGACCTACACCGACGGTGACGGTGACCGCGACAAGGTCAAGCGGGTCCTGCTGACCAGCGGCAAGATCTATTACGAGCTGGTGGCCCGCAAGAACAAGGAGGGCCGCGACGACGTGGCGATCGTGCGGATCGAGCAGCTCGCGCCGCTGCCGAAGCGGCGGCTGGCCGAGACGCTGGACAGGTATCCGAACGTCGAGGAGAAGTTCTGGGTGCAGGAGGAGCCGGCGAACCAGGGTGCGTGGCCGACGTTCGGGCTGACGCTGCCCGAAATGCTCCCGGACTACTTCAAGGGCATCACGCGGATCTCGCGGCGGGCGATGTCGGCGCCGTCATCGGGTTCGTCGAAGGTGCACGCCGTCGAGCAGCAGGAGATCCTCGACGAGGCGTTCGCCCCGTAA
- a CDS encoding multidrug effflux MFS transporter, which yields MATSPHVDDRPALSPIVTAAPSRLRMIVVLGALVALGPLTIDMYLPALPGIADELGVSSSIAQLTLTGTLAGLALGQLVVGPLSDSLGRRRPLMAGIVLHMLASILCMFAPDIALLGLARTLQGMGAAAAMVVAIAVVGDLFSGTAAATVMSRLMLMLGVAPVLAPSLGAVVLLHASWHWVFAVLVILAGGLLLMAALVLPETLPVAHRRPLRVRGIAATYVSLFRDVRFVVLVVVAALGMSGLFAYISGAAFVLQGGYGLDQQTFALVFGAGAVALIATTQFNVVLLRRFSPQRIMVWALAVASLAGVVFVGLAVAEVGGLVGFLVLVWVILAAMGLVLPNAPAVALSRHNEAAGTAAALLGAAQFGIGAAVAPLVGVLGNDEFALALVMTAATVVALVALLVARVPEDRADDELGDEDIVEDTAGSVAEPA from the coding sequence ATGGCAACATCCCCGCACGTGGACGACAGGCCTGCGCTCAGCCCAATCGTGACGGCGGCTCCGAGTCGACTGCGGATGATCGTGGTGCTCGGCGCACTCGTGGCACTCGGCCCGCTGACGATCGACATGTATCTGCCTGCGCTTCCGGGTATCGCCGACGAACTCGGGGTCTCTTCGTCGATCGCGCAGCTCACGCTCACCGGCACCCTGGCCGGGCTGGCGCTCGGTCAGCTGGTGGTGGGGCCGCTGTCGGATTCCCTGGGACGGCGCCGACCGCTGATGGCCGGGATCGTGCTGCACATGCTGGCGTCGATTCTGTGCATGTTCGCACCCGACATCGCGCTGCTGGGGCTGGCCCGCACCCTGCAGGGCATGGGCGCCGCTGCCGCCATGGTGGTGGCGATCGCCGTCGTGGGTGATCTGTTCTCCGGTACGGCCGCGGCGACAGTGATGTCGCGGTTGATGCTCATGCTGGGTGTCGCGCCGGTGCTGGCGCCGTCGCTGGGTGCGGTGGTCTTGCTGCACGCGTCGTGGCACTGGGTGTTCGCGGTGCTCGTGATCCTCGCCGGCGGGTTGCTCCTGATGGCGGCACTGGTGCTGCCCGAGACGCTGCCGGTCGCGCACCGCCGTCCGCTGCGGGTGCGTGGGATCGCGGCCACGTATGTGTCGCTGTTCCGCGATGTGCGGTTCGTGGTGCTCGTGGTCGTCGCGGCGCTGGGAATGTCCGGGCTGTTCGCCTATATCTCCGGTGCGGCGTTCGTGCTGCAGGGCGGCTACGGGCTGGATCAGCAGACCTTCGCCCTGGTGTTCGGCGCCGGCGCCGTGGCGCTGATCGCCACCACGCAGTTCAACGTCGTGCTGCTGCGTCGGTTCTCGCCACAACGGATCATGGTGTGGGCGCTGGCCGTGGCCTCGCTGGCCGGTGTCGTATTCGTCGGCCTGGCCGTCGCCGAGGTCGGTGGCCTGGTCGGGTTCCTGGTGCTGGTCTGGGTGATCCTGGCCGCGATGGGTCTGGTCCTGCCGAATGCGCCCGCGGTCGCGCTGTCGCGGCACAACGAGGCCGCCGGCACCGCGGCCGCGTTGCTCGGCGCGGCGCAATTCGGAATCGGCGCGGCGGTCGCGCCGCTGGTCGGCGTGCTCGGCAATGACGAGTTCGCGCTCGCGCTGGTCATGACCGCCGCCACCGTGGTGGCACTGGTCGCGCTGTTGGTGGCCCGGGTGCCGGAGGACCGCGCAGACGACGAGCTCGGGGACGAGGACATCGTCGAGGACACCGCGGGATCCGTAGCCGAACCCGCCTGA